In the genome of Oncorhynchus clarkii lewisi isolate Uvic-CL-2024 chromosome 4, UVic_Ocla_1.0, whole genome shotgun sequence, one region contains:
- the LOC139408063 gene encoding disks large-associated protein 2-like, with the protein MSKTPPPAPPRATSKPLISVTAQSSTDSTQDAYHEGRDPRGSVLWAPDCLSGSGRTLYNSTDSLDSTNVVTLAMETAGSKRHASSGSHSSVQTCDKAVLVSKAEEYLKTPRSSIGIQVETATDSESEGKCLPQYHSVGTQVEDNKRHGRFKRSNSVTTAVQADMELEGFPTMEDKGLQFGGGLGFRGGHSEPSTPTQYGAVRTVRTQGLFSYREDYQRSSSGPPSPQPESWLTEPSLEGAETGRVSPLRRDGSWFMQLLHNETKRMEGWCKDMEREAEEHDLLEEILGKIRSAVGSAQLLMSQKFQQFYWLCQQNLVSIYNTIMEQDPSAMPRPTSQDLAGFWDLLQLSIDDVTAKFNELQQIKSNEWRLVESPEKKTPLQERKWPPPLPKRPPKGRGGVVRERSLDLQDRQRQEARRRLLAAKRAASFRQNSATERADSIEIYIPEAQTRL; encoded by the exons ATGTCGAAGACGCCCCCGCCGGCACCACCTCGCGCCACCTCCAAGCCCCTCATCTCTGTGACGGCCCAGAGCAGCACAGACTCCACTCAGGACGCCTACCACGAGGGGAGGGACCCGCGGGGGAGTGTACTGTGGGCGCCGGACTGTCTGAGCGGCTCGGGTCGAACCCTCTACAACTCCACCGACAGCCTGGACAGCACCAATGTGGTGACGCTGGCCATGGAGACGGCAGGGAGCAAGCGGCACGCCTCCTCGGGCAGCCACAGCTCGGTGCAGACGTGTGACAAGGCGGTGTTGGTGTCCAAGGCTGAGGAATACCTGAAAACGCCACGTTCCTCCATAGGGATACAG GTGGAGACGGCGACGGACTCGGAGTCGGAGGGTAAATGTCTTCCTCAGTACCATTCTGTTGGCACCCAGGTGGAGGATAACAAACG GCATGGCAGGTTCAAGCGCTCCAACAGTGTGACGACAGCCGTACAAGCTGACATGGAACTAGAGGGCTTCCCCACCATGGAGGACAAGGGACTGCAGTTTGGAGGGGGCTTGGGTTTCCGAGGGGGCCACTCGGAGCCCAGTACACCCACCCAGTACGGGGCCGTCCGCACCGTCCGCACCCAGGGCCTCTTCAGCTACCGGGAGGACTACCAGCGTTCCTCCAGCGGTCCACCCAGTCCGCAGCCCGAGTCATGGCTGACAGAGCCCTCTCTGGAGGGGGCTGAGACGGGTCGAGTGTCCCCCCTCCGCAGGGACGGCAGCTGGTTCATGCAGCTCCTCCATAATGAAActaagaggatggagggatggtgtaaagacatggagagagaggcggaggagCATGACCTGTTGGAGGAGA tCCTAGGGAAAATCCGGAGTGCGGTGGGCAGTGCACAACTCCTCATGTCTCAAAAATTCCAGCAGTTCTACTGGCTGTGCCAACAGAACCTGGTGAGTATCTATAATACCATAATGGAACAA GACCCCAGCGCCATGCCCCGCCCCACCTCTCAGGACCTGGCCGGATTCTGGGACTTGCTGCAGCTCTCAATTGACGACGTCACTGCCAAATTTAATGAACTACAGCAGATCAAGAGCAATGAGTGGAGGCTCGTGGAGAGCCCAGAGAAGAAGACGCCATTACAG GAGAGGAAGTGGCCTCCCCCGCTGCCAAAGAGACCTCCGAAGGGGCGTGGTGGCGTGGTGCGGGAGCGCTCTCTGGACCTGCAGGACCGCCAGCGTCAGGAGGCCCGGCGCCGTCTTCTGGCTGCCAAGCGGGCGGCTTCCTTCAGACAGAACTCAGCCACGGAGCGGGCGGACAGCATCGAGATCTACATCCCCGAGGCCCAGACACGTCTTTGA